ccaaaccccagtggataccaagggaccactgtaataatagtaataatactgtaataatacccaattgtacatgtgaaatgaaacaaccaggtcagtaAGCCATGCATCAGTTAACCAAAACATTTCTGAAccttttgggctgcatccacactgcagaaataatccagtttgccatcactttaactgccaggtttttgtgctatagaatcctgggatttgtcatttgtggtggccccagagctctctgactgagaggGCTGAAtcactcactaaactacaaatcccatatttCCATAGCAAGGAGTCAAGTTAAAACAAACTGATTATTTTTCTTGCAGTTTATTCACCTTGCCTTTTGCAGACAAGCATATGTGGCTACAGTAAAATGAGCCCCATTTTTGCTCAATTATTCAGTAGTTTAGTTTGCAATGCAAAACATGGGGCTTGCAACGCAAAATATACCATGCACAACCAATGTAGGGTGAACAACTGCAATGCACAGTGgggacccttggtatcctctgaggtttgtttccagggTTcctctgtggatagcaaaatccatggatatttcAGCACCAAAAGCCTTCCTTTCTCCAGCCCACCTTTGCCATCATCCAAATGCTGACGCTGCTTAAAAAGAATCCAGCTAGGCAGAGGATAAGGAGAAAATGGGCCACTAAATGGTGGCAGAAAGACTTTGTAACAAGGAGCTTCTTTACcggaggctttgttaactgaggtatgtctgtactTTCCTtccattcaacaacaacaaaacccacccCTGAACATTTTAAGCATGGCACATGTTTTCTCAGAAGCCATCTAATCCGGCTGCCTCTCAGTGGAGGCCTCCTGATACCTCCACAACATGGAGCCATCTACATCCATCCCTCTATGTCTGGTTTACTATTAGGGAGTTTCTTCTAATATTTAGGCAAAATCCTGTCTTCCTATAATTTCAGACCATTGGTCCTCGTTCTTCAGATTCTCAGACATCTGAAGGATGCTGTGGTCACTCTCCAAGCTGAAGAAAAGATGCTGGCAACACCTTCCCTTGACGCATTCTCTGAGCACACGGTGAGTTTTGTTGCACAAAGGAGACACACTCCTTTGTGTTGAGGTTTTGTGTAGCTGCTTGTGAGATGTGGCTGTGATGCCCGCGGCCAGTCTGGGGACCAACGAAAGCCATTTGTAAGTCTGTGGACACCAAACTTGGGAGCCACTTTGTGTTTCTGAGATGCTCAGAGGAGACCTGGTTGACCCTCaccttgggaaagttgctttcttggactacaacttctagaatcctTCAGCCAACAGGGCAGAAATATTGGACACAACAGCACTTGAGATACAAGAGCAACAGAAAAGGACTTTTCTCCCATTGTGACTGTCCTGGAGGGACTACTATGAGAAAGTCAAGGGTCTCCCCCATTTTCTCCCCCCATGCAACTCCAATTCCTTATCGATAGAAGTATAACCCTCCTGCACTCCACActggcttctttttcttccacGTAAAATCCATAAGGACAGAAAGATGGGACAGCTTTTCAGGACATGTCCCCCATAAGGGCTTGAAAAAGGCCACCGTACATTTCTAtccccacttctttcctctgtcTGCTATTTACGCATTTCCCTTTTTTGCCCCAGGATAAAGAAACTTCCCTCTCTACAGTCAATTCAGGACATATCCTTCAAAAGTAAACCCCCCTCATCCAGCATGATACTTTCTCCCATCTTGGATATTACAGAGATAATTCCTTGCTCCTGTATGTTGACAATTACATTCTTGGGGTTTGAGGGGAACCCTGGATTCTTTCTATCTATAATTCCCACCCATGAACCACCCTCCTTAGTTTTACAATCGAGTGTTGCAAATATGTTGCTGGTCTGTAAATCCCCATCAGCCACTGTTTTTGTTTCAGATCCACTGGGAAAACCAAGCAGCAACGTTACTTCCAAAAAGCGCCTCCCAGATGATCTGTCTCGGGTTCATTTTCATTGTTGGATCTGCCAGTTGCTGCTGAACAGTTCACGGTCAATGGACAACTTGATTTTGAGACGTACACTTGTGTGTATGAGAGCACCATGACAACCCACAATCTTAGATCAATTTCTTCTTTGTGGGAGAATCACATTTTCCAGCCCAGATTGGTCCAGGGCGGTGTAGGCTCAGAACTCAGCGGGCAACATTATTCCTTAAATCGCCGGTTGGCTTGCATCTTCTTGTAGATGTTCTCGGTATCCTCCGCCTGTCCTTCCTTTTCAGCCACGGTCagactgcttggctttctccggAGTGTCAATTCTCGGCTGGCGGCACCCAGCACATTCTCCATGACGGGGATGCTCTCCGCTGATACCATGACAGCCGCTGCACCCACCCCAGCGGCCACATTGATGGTGGCCACACTACCATAGCGGGATTCATCCTGTTCGATATCGCTAACAGAAGAGCCAGGGGACACACCGGCACTCTTGGCTGGCCGGAAACCCCGGTAATCCTTGCCCATCTCGTTGAGCTCATACGTGTCTTGCCCATCGGAGGGCTTCTGGGTGGCTTTCCATTCCCAGGGTCCATTCCCAGATGACAGGTGTACAATGGGGTGGTGCGGAGCATGAGCATCGATGGTGACCACACTGGAACTATCTCTTTCAGATGGGGAGCGATATTGGGAGGAATCGGAGCTGGTGGAGGAAGAGGATGTCTCGGAGTGCTTCGGGGTCACTGACACCATGCCTGGCTGCTTGGATATGGCAATGACCTGCATGAGCCGGGGCGGGTTGGCGACGCGttgggcggcccctttctctgccatCATCATCCACTTGGCCCGTACAGCGGAGCTGCTTTTGGGAGAAATGTTGGCGCTGGTGTTTCCTTGGCTTTCCTCAGGTATGTGGACCAGCTGTGTCGCCCCTGGTCTTGGCTGGATGAGGACACGGGGACCCATGGAGGCCCGCTCAGTTGTTCGGGCCTGGACCGTGGGGTACAAGGATGGCAGGATGTGCTCCTCCTCGTCTCCCACCAAGAAATCAGAGCCGACACGCCGGGCAACTTCCTCAGCTAAGGTCATCCCGCGGCCTTCCACTGATTTCTGCTTCCATTCAGTGATCAACTGTTTGGATCGGGAGGCATCCACAGGGACGTGGATGGTCATGTGGCGGCGGGCCGGGTCATCCATGGAGGGCGTGTTGACCCGGGGCAAAGTATTGCTGAAGGTGACCATGTTTTCCTTGCCCATGGGGCTACGGGGTGCCAAGAGGTCCACGTCAACACTGGCCCGTTTGAGGCTTCCCAGAGAGTTTTTCTCACGTTGAACCTGCCGGTTCATGCCTTCCAGGTGGGTCTGGTGTGGGTTGAGCTCATCTGTGCTAACCGACTTGTTTTGGTGGTACACCGAGTCATGGCCACGTTGGGTCAGGGCTCTCAGCGCATCCTTGGCGGGGGGATTGGATGGTGCCTTCTTGGTCAGGGCTTGGAAATTGCCCACCGCATGGTATGCCTATGTGTGAAAAAAGCAAGAGGAGGCAGCTGTTATATAGTCTACAGAGCTTAAGAACTTACCAACCACACATTCCTGGTGATCCTATTTGAAACAAATAACTGTATAGTTCAGAGAGTACATGgtgtatggtttgagtgttggactgcaactctggagaccagggttcaaatccccactcagaagatggcaatggcaaatcccctctgaagaaacttgccaagaaaaccctatgatagagtcacctgtgagttgccatatgtcaaaaatgacttggaggcagacCACAACAACAGAATTCATTCCACAAGCAGAGGAAAGGTGCAGCAGTGTCATTAAGGCACATTTTTACCCATTCATccaaaccagtttttaaaattattaaaagacACAGAGGCTAGGGAGGTTAAAAGGGGAGCCGGAAGGAGAAACAGACTGGAGCATATGAGGAGGATGGAGAGGGATCCTCCAGGAGATCTGCAAGGAAAGCCCAGGACACACAGTGCTGAGCACTCAAATTTTCCCCctcatttgtattttaaaacgGTGCATTCTGGGGGCCAAATCAGAGTCACAGCCTTT
This genomic interval from Sceloporus undulatus isolate JIND9_A2432 ecotype Alabama chromosome 10, SceUnd_v1.1, whole genome shotgun sequence contains the following:
- the PLPPR3 gene encoding phospholipid phosphatase-related protein type 3 — protein: MISAKDKPKPPKDSMTLLPCFYFVELPIVASSIVTLYFLELTDLFKPAKMGFQCYDRALSMPYVETNEEMIPLLMLLSLAFAAPAASIMVGEGIVYCLQSKTKGRSSSEGSINAGGCNFNSFLRRTVRFVGVHVFGLCATALVTDVIQLATGYHAPFFLTVCKPNYTLLGISCDSNPYITQDICSGQDQHAILSARKTFPSQHATLSAFAAVYVSAYHAVGNFQALTKKAPSNPPAKDALRALTQRGHDSVYHQNKSVSTDELNPHQTHLEGMNRQVQREKNSLGSLKRASVDVDLLAPRSPMGKENMVTFSNTLPRVNTPSMDDPARRHMTIHVPVDASRSKQLITEWKQKSVEGRGMTLAEEVARRVGSDFLVGDEEEHILPSLYPTVQARTTERASMGPRVLIQPRPGATQLVHIPEESQGNTSANISPKSSSAVRAKWMMMAEKGAAQRVANPPRLMQVIAISKQPGMVSVTPKHSETSSSSTSSDSSQYRSPSERDSSSVVTIDAHAPHHPIVHLSSGNGPWEWKATQKPSDGQDTYELNEMGKDYRGFRPAKSAGVSPGSSVSDIEQDESRYGSVATINVAAGVGAAAVMVSAESIPVMENVLGAASRELTLRRKPSSLTVAEKEGQAEDTENIYKKMQANRRFKE